One window from the genome of Daphnia pulex isolate KAP4 chromosome 9, ASM2113471v1 encodes:
- the LOC124202640 gene encoding uncharacterized protein LOC124202640, translated as MSYFVFLILDCGCQGVSEWKKVSGLDVIWVFTSHNIHHFMPSVEVGRSSWRHILPSHFIEETQQHVGSPKSWINSKVSWITEYLPGGSALTEWFFNAIWRRVIQTHSK; from the exons atgtcttattttgttttcttgatctTGGATTGTGGCTGCCAAGGTGTTTCAGAATGGAAAAAAGTGTCAGGATTGGATGTTATCTGGGTTTTTACTAGCCACAATATCCATCACTTCATGCCATCCGTTGAAGtag GCCGGTCATCATGGCGGCACATTTTACCATCCCACTTCATTGAAGAAACCCAACAACATGTCGGATCACCCAAAA GTTGGATCAATTCAAAAGTAAGCTGGATAACAGAATATCTTCCAGGCGGTTCTGCTCTCACGGAATGGTTCTTTAATGCCATCTGGAGACGAGTCATTCAAACGCATTCAAA
- the LOC124202635 gene encoding glutamate receptor 3-like, whose amino-acid sequence MHEAAYYLLMNDKNIEGIAVGFYPTMDRVKRFDFTASAWSEGFSFVVPRPEEESRLFAFIGPFQPLVWMSIFISLFFVIATMTVFTWIYNYRFTNTTNGRKMESNMKSDHDESHSKSIFTFIGSHMIYVINTMTNQGGSEFSSRTSFRVLAGAWVLCAMVLVNSYTGIVTSSLTTPKMKPPINTMEDLAASQEVNIVLRSDTSTGIQILQATSGIFKVLGDQVRSKPDRLFTDPFKIAAKLETGHFAFPYVHTFSVAFVASQYKKDGKCRFRLSKMLPLSHGHYPFLYKKGSRYTKTISKGVLELCETGLIRFWTNNLPTIPKADECFAENKRRVSRPVPIQLTDLISAFLILGIGLGLATLIFLLEKIHSKWQRFKRR is encoded by the exons ATGCACGAGGCTGCTTATTACCTACTTATGAACGACAAA AACATCGAGGGAATAGCGGTCGGTTTTTACCCCACTATGGATCGAGTAAAAAGATTTGACTTTACGGCCTCCGCTTGGTCAGAAGGATTTAGTTTTGTTGTGCCAAGACCTGAGGAAGAAAGCCGATTATTTGCCTTCATAGGTCCATTTCAACCGCTG GTTTGGATGTCAATTTTCATCAGCCTTTTCTTCGTCATCGCCACCATGACCGTTTTTACGTGGATCTACAATTATCGTTTTACAAATACTACGAATGGCCGGAAAATGGAATCAAACATGAAATCAGACCATGATGAGTCACATTCAAAAAGCATCTTCACTTTCATAGGTTCCCACATGATTTATGTAATTAACACGATGACGAATCAAG GAGGTAGCGAATTTAGTAGCCGCACTTCGTTTCGAGTCTTGGCCGGAGCCTGGGTGTTGTGCGCCATGGTCTTGGTCAATTCCTACACGGGAATTGTCACTTCGTCCCTCACAACACCGAAGATGAAACCCCCAATCAACACCATGGAAGACTTAGCAGCGAGCCAAGAGGTCAACATAGTCCTCAGAAGCGACACATCAACCGGAATACAAATTCTG CAAGCAACATCCGGCATTTTCAAAGTTCTGGGAGATCAAGTCCGGAGTAAACCTGATCGACTTTTTACCGATCCGTTTAAAATAGCCGCAAAATTGGAAACTGGTCACTTCGCATTTCCATAt GTGCACACTTTCAGTGTCGCTTTTGTTGCTTCGCaatataaaaaggatggcAAGTGTCGTTTTAGACTCTCGAAAATGTTACCCTTGTCGCACGGACATTATCCATTTCTTTACAAAAAGGGCAGTCGGTACACTAAAACCATTAGCAAAGG AGTTTTGGAGTTGTGCGAGACCGGCCTTATTCGATTCTGGACAAATAATCTCCCTACCATACCCAAGGCTGACGAATGTTTCGCCGAAAATAAACGCCGAGTCTCTCGTCCTGTTCCCATCCAGTTGACCGATTTGATCAGTGCCTTTCTCATTCTAGGCATCGGGTTGGGATTGGCGACGCTAATTTTCTTGTTAGAAAAAATCCATTCGAAATGGCAACGCTTTAAACGTCGTTAA
- the LOC124202637 gene encoding uncharacterized protein LOC124202637 — translation MSLETFGGIKAGATIRRKTHSLPVSPIVISSSKTKKMLSSKFLVAICFVAFQSSSVGRASLILHGTPLLSPVTEFTFEVATSTLIKGTNCYITSGEVSQCRRKRGMVEQPQIVADEMDIQPSEVLKVEATKAPRALNFNSNFNNYQQQVASSFDDSYTNYVNLFRTLSTTRGRNNNVISVGDCGMSTVNISEFLSCLGMTLQETTTLTATFTEIATISSGYNVMTVLGCTPAGFNYEYCPESALTATAELRKNGNKPQGRRTAVVKRPVAAKVAGK, via the exons ATGTCACTCGAGACGTTTGGCGGTATAAAAGCAGGTGCGACGATCAGAAGGAAGACACACTCATTGCCAGTCTCTCCTATCGTCATCAGCTCGtccaagacaaaaaaaatgctgTCGTCTAAATTTTTGGTAGCTATTTGCTTTGTTGCTTTCCAGTCTTCTTCTGTTGGCCGGGCAAGTCTGATCCTTCACGGCACGCCGCTCCTTTCGCCCGTCACCGAATTCACTTTCGAAGTGGCCACATCGACGCTGATCAAGGGCACCAATTGCTACATCACGTCCGGCGAAGTTTCCCAATGTCGTAGGAAGCGCGGAATGGTGGAGCAACCCCAAATTGTAGCGGACGAAATGGACATTCAACCATCGGAAGTCCTGAA AGTTGAAGCTACAAAGGCTCCACGTGCCTTAaacttcaattcaaatttcaacaattacCAGCAGCAGGTTGCCAGTTCGTTCGACGATTCGTACACGAATTACGTCAACCTCTTCCGGACACTGTCGACCACTAGAGGCAGAAACAACAACGTCATCTCGGTCGGCGATTGCGGAATGTCGACCGTCAACATTAGCGAATTCCTGTCTTGTTTGGGAATGACACTCCAAGAAACGACTACGCTGACGGCCACCTTTACGGAAATCGCTACCATCTCTTCCGGTTATAACGTCATGACTGTATTGGGTTGCACTCCGGCAGGTTTCAACTATGAATATTGTCCCGAGAGCGCTTTGACTGCGACAGCTGAACTAAGGAAAAATGGCAATAAGCCACAGGGTCGCAGAACCGCAGTCGTCAAACGTCCAGTTGCTGCTAAAGTCGCCGGTAAATAA
- the LOC124202346 gene encoding mucin-5AC-like isoform X2, protein MSQLSILLALIGLMSPALASLSLHGQPLLSGVTSYALAIEQLTKIKPTTCYITEGEVTQCRRKRGMVERPIQYNGKGKIVPSTVVGIETTTIPRDLTQKEILAAHNLFSSMDDSYFQSQNIFKQLANRRRSNVITVGNCGMSTVNLVDFLSCLGMTVQETTTLTATFTETHYSSSGYTVMTVMGCTPAGFPYLYCPANLNEQSSQPSKPSIILEEETLTHTTTYITTFPDGTSSSYIVTDQTVIITDIQEPSQAVTETEILPSGTEEETIQTSILPSGTEEETVQTSILPSVVIEQSTITNTVLTIVQTTVTTVAPTSTVLESPTTVTVDTEELATDIPEIESSTDEIVAP, encoded by the exons ATGTCTCAATTGTCGATTCTTTTGGCTTTGATTGGCCTGATGTCGCCGGCTTTGGCCAGCCTCAGTCTTCACGGCCAGCCGCTATTATCCGGAGTGACGTCGTACGCCCTGGCCATCGAGCAATTGACTAAGATCAAACCCACCACCTGTTACATCACGGAAGGCGAAGTGACCCAATGTCGACGCAAGCGCGGAATGGTAGAGAGGCCCATCCAGTACAACGGCAAAGGGAAAATCGTGCCGTCGACCGTCGTTGG GATTGAAACTACTACTATTCCGCGAGACCTTACgcagaaagaaattttagcCGCTCACAACCTCTTCAGTTCGATGGACGATTCCTATTTCCAATCGCAGAACATTTTCAAACAGTTGGCGAATAGACGCCGAAGCAACGTCATCACGGTCGGCAATTGCGGCATGTCGACCGTTAACCTGGTCGACTTCCTCTCCTGTTTGGGAATGACTGTCCAGGAGACAACCACCCTGACGGCCACTTTTACCGAAACCCATTACTCCTCCAGCGGTTACACTGTCATGACTGTGATGGGCTGCACTCCGGCCGGATTCCCTTACCTTTACTGCCCAGCCAATCTGAATGAACAGTCATCCCAGCCATCTAAACCAAGTATTATACTAGAGGAAGAAACACTTACCCACACGACGACTTATATTACGACTTTTCCGGATGGCACGTCGTCTTCTTATATTGTAACCGACCAAACAGTTATCATCACCGATATTCAAGAACCGTCTCAAGCAGTAACTGAGACTGAAATTCTTCCTTCTGGTACTGAGGAAGAAACAATTCAGACTTCCATTCTTCCTTCTG GTACTGAGGAAGAAACAGTTCAGACTTCCATTCTACCTTCTGTTGTCATCGAACAGTCAACCATCACCAATACTGTTTTAACAATTGTACAGACGACTGTTACGACTGTTGCTCCTACTTCTACTGTACTCGAATCACCCACGACTGTTACTGTTGACACGGAAGAATTAGCTACGGACATCCCTGAAATCGAATCGTCTACGGACGAAATTGTCGCACCTTGA
- the LOC124202346 gene encoding mucin-5AC-like isoform X1 — MSQLSILLALIGLMSPALASLSLHGQPLLSGVTSYALAIEQLTKIKPTTCYITEGEVTQCRRKRGMVERPIQYNGKGKIVPSTVVGIETTTIPRDLTQKEILAAHNLFSSMDDSYFQSQNIFKQLANRRRSNVITVGNCGMSTVNLVDFLSCLGMTVQETTTLTATFTETHYSSSGYTVMTVMGCTPAGFPYLYCPANLNEQSSQPSKPSIILEEETLTHTTTYITTFPDGTSSSYIVTDQTVIITDIQEPSQAVTETEILPSGTEEETIQTSILPSGTDEETVPTSILPSGTEEETVQTSILPSGTEEETVQTSILPSVVIEQSTITNTVLTIVQTTVTTVAPTSTVLESPTTVTVDTEELATDIPEIESSTDEIVAP; from the exons ATGTCTCAATTGTCGATTCTTTTGGCTTTGATTGGCCTGATGTCGCCGGCTTTGGCCAGCCTCAGTCTTCACGGCCAGCCGCTATTATCCGGAGTGACGTCGTACGCCCTGGCCATCGAGCAATTGACTAAGATCAAACCCACCACCTGTTACATCACGGAAGGCGAAGTGACCCAATGTCGACGCAAGCGCGGAATGGTAGAGAGGCCCATCCAGTACAACGGCAAAGGGAAAATCGTGCCGTCGACCGTCGTTGG GATTGAAACTACTACTATTCCGCGAGACCTTACgcagaaagaaattttagcCGCTCACAACCTCTTCAGTTCGATGGACGATTCCTATTTCCAATCGCAGAACATTTTCAAACAGTTGGCGAATAGACGCCGAAGCAACGTCATCACGGTCGGCAATTGCGGCATGTCGACCGTTAACCTGGTCGACTTCCTCTCCTGTTTGGGAATGACTGTCCAGGAGACAACCACCCTGACGGCCACTTTTACCGAAACCCATTACTCCTCCAGCGGTTACACTGTCATGACTGTGATGGGCTGCACTCCGGCCGGATTCCCTTACCTTTACTGCCCAGCCAATCTGAATGAACAGTCATCCCAGCCATCTAAACCAAGTATTATACTAGAGGAAGAAACACTTACCCACACGACGACTTATATTACGACTTTTCCGGATGGCACGTCGTCTTCTTATATTGTAACCGACCAAACAGTTATCATCACCGATATTCAAGAACCGTCTCAAGCAGTAACTGAGACTGAAATTCTTCCTTCTGGTACTGAGGAAGAAACAATTCAGACTTCCATTCTTCCTTCTGGTACTGATGAAGAAACAGTTCCGACTTCCATTCTTCCTTCTGGTACTGAGGAAGAAACAGTTCAGACTTCCATTCTTCCTTCTGGTACTGAGGAAGAAACAGTTCAGACTTCCATTCTACCTTCTGTTGTCATCGAACAGTCAACCATCACCAATACTGTTTTAACAATTGTACAGACGACTGTTACGACTGTTGCTCCTACTTCTACTGTACTCGAATCACCCACGACTGTTACTGTTGACACGGAAGAATTAGCTACGGACATCCCTGAAATCGAATCGTCTACGGACGAAATTGTCGCACCTTGA